A stretch of the Panulirus ornatus isolate Po-2019 chromosome 53, ASM3632096v1, whole genome shotgun sequence genome encodes the following:
- the LOC139765168 gene encoding uncharacterized protein isoform X4 encodes MEYPDADRAFINIYGLPSVSCEGINVESTGLLKDILTVTATPESSNIYCEVQVPVKYDLDVKLQDEASVQILGMEADEVNVLTEKGEMKTKGLKSHNIHIKTDHGNITAEGTLQGNIFINAKTTHLKAKRLQGLMLDIEAEELSTAVESSYMNQGRISAKNGNIVISNLHGCTDLLLKKGQIVVSGFHGQIAGYIGSGKVNVQITDILGDSTLHLNKGTMVLSVIEDPRHDLEVTAPSLDVSKEIMMTGMTSASSNHTFTFIKNKNPEASTLKATVIDGSAQMWHNRTTLEINEILCK; translated from the exons GAATATCCTGATGCAGATCGAGCATTTATCAATATTTATGGACTACCTTCTGTCTCCTGTGAAGGAATTAATGTTGAATCAACTGGATTGTTGAAAGACATATTAACGGTAACTGCAACCCCAGAATCATCTAACATATATTGTGAAGTACAAGTGCCAGTCAAATATG atcttgATGTTAAGTTGCAAGATGAGGCATCCGTACAAATCTTGGGAATGGAGGCTGATGAAGTAAATGTGTTGACTGAAAAAGGTGAAATGAAAACTAAAGGGCTAAAGAGTCACAATATCCACATTAAAACTGATCATGGCAACATAACAGCAGAGGGTACTTTGCAGGGAAATATCTTCATAAATGCCAAAACTACA CACTTGAAAGCTAAAAGATTGCAAGGCCTCATGTTAGATATTGAAGCTGAGGAGCTGAGCACTGCTGTAGAGTCATCTTATATGAATCAGGGTAGAATATCAGCTAAGAATGGTAATATTGTGATCAGCAATCTTCATGGATGTACAGACTTACTCCTAAAGAAAGGTCAAATTGTCGTCA GTGGGTTTCATGGCCAGATCGCAGGTTATATTGGATCAGGCAAAGTTAATGTTCAGATTACTGATATTTTAGGAGACTCAACACTTCATCTGAATAAGGGCACAATGGTACTCTCAGTTATTGAGGATCCTAG GCATGACCTCGAGGTAACTGCCCCATCCCTGgacgttagcaaagaaatcatgatGACAGGAATGACATCAGCTAGCAGCAACCATACTTTCACcttcataaaaaacaaaaatcctgAAGCAAGTACATTGAAAGCCACAGTAATAGATGGTTCAGCACAG